A section of the Bacillus sp. HSf4 genome encodes:
- a CDS encoding acyl-CoA dehydrogenase family protein, with protein sequence MDFELTREQQMIRELARDFAKHEIAPYAEHVDKTGEFPIDTFKKMGKLGLLGIPFPENYGGSGGDTISYALAVEEVGRACGSTGLSYAAAVSLGASPIYYFGTEEQKKEHLVPLATGEALGAFGLTEPNAGSDAGGTQTKALTDGDFYVINGEKCWITNAGYARTIIVTAVTGKDSSGKNIISAIIVPTDAEGLTIKSEYDKMGVRGSNTSQVILDNVRVPKTNLLGSPEKGFKQFLNTLDGGRISIAALAVGIAQGAFDASLAYANERRQFGRPLSSFQVTQFKLADMALEIELARNMVLKAAWLKDQARPFTKEAAFAKLFASEMAVRSCNQAIQIHGGYGYMREYGVERMLRDAKLMEIGEGTSEIQRLVIARQLGMGKQALK encoded by the coding sequence GTGGATTTTGAACTGACAAGAGAACAGCAGATGATACGCGAACTTGCCAGGGACTTTGCAAAGCACGAGATTGCTCCGTACGCAGAACATGTTGACAAAACGGGCGAATTTCCAATTGACACATTCAAAAAAATGGGGAAGCTTGGGCTTTTAGGCATTCCCTTTCCTGAAAACTACGGCGGCTCGGGCGGTGATACGATTTCTTATGCGCTTGCTGTTGAAGAAGTCGGCAGAGCCTGTGGCAGCACGGGACTGAGCTACGCCGCTGCCGTATCGCTCGGCGCCTCCCCGATTTATTATTTCGGCACAGAAGAACAAAAAAAGGAACATCTTGTTCCCCTCGCGACAGGGGAAGCGCTTGGCGCATTCGGATTAACTGAACCCAATGCGGGTTCTGACGCAGGAGGAACTCAAACAAAGGCCCTGACGGACGGGGATTTTTATGTCATCAACGGGGAAAAATGCTGGATTACAAATGCCGGCTACGCCCGCACCATCATTGTCACCGCTGTCACCGGAAAAGACAGCAGCGGAAAAAATATTATATCGGCGATCATTGTTCCGACCGATGCAGAAGGGCTCACCATTAAAAGCGAGTATGACAAAATGGGTGTCCGCGGCTCCAATACATCACAGGTGATATTGGACAACGTCCGCGTACCGAAAACAAACCTTTTGGGCAGCCCTGAAAAAGGGTTCAAACAATTTCTCAACACATTAGACGGCGGCCGGATTTCGATTGCTGCGCTAGCCGTTGGAATTGCTCAAGGCGCCTTTGACGCTTCATTGGCCTATGCCAACGAGCGGAGGCAATTTGGCCGGCCGCTTTCATCTTTTCAAGTGACTCAATTCAAACTGGCTGATATGGCGCTGGAAATTGAACTGGCCCGCAATATGGTCTTGAAAGCTGCCTGGCTGAAAGATCAAGCCCGGCCGTTTACAAAGGAAGCCGCATTCGCCAAGCTGTTTGCTTCGGAAATGGCCGTCAGATCATGCAACCAGGCGATTCAAATTCACGGAGGATACGGGTATATGAGAGAGTATGGAGTTGAACGGATGCTCCGCGATGCGAAGCTGATGGAAATCGGTGAAGGTACGTCAGAGATTCAGCGGCTCGTCATCGCCAGACAGCTTGGCATGGGAAAACAGGCGCTAAAATGA